One genomic window of Anoplolepis gracilipes chromosome 5, ASM4749672v1, whole genome shotgun sequence includes the following:
- the Cby gene encoding protein chibby homolog 1, with protein MPLFSNKFSPKKTPTRKASVFLANKNLSPKRIEKELGPEVGPIRLRLGDQEAVFEAGLWIPESGRVGGTFKENEKLKKEVRRLEEENNLLKLKFDVLLDMLTQTTTEAHLQREELERLKNNFSHNRRVAA; from the exons ATGCctttattttccaataaattttctcCGAAAAAAACACCGACTAGGAAGGCATCAGTTTTCTTagcaaacaaaaatttaagtccTAAAAGAATAGAGAAAGAACTGGGTCCTGAAGTAGGCCCTATACGTCTTCGTCTTGGAGATCAAGAAGCTGTTTTTGAGGCAGGCCTATGGATTCcag AATCTGGCAGAGTGGGAGGTACTTTTAAAGagaacgaaaaattaaaaaaagaagtgaGACGATTGGAGGAAGaaaataacttattaaaaCTAAAGTTTGATGTACTATTAGATATG CTAACGCAAACAACCACAGAGGCTCATTTACAAAGAGAAGAAttggaaagattaaaaaataatttttctcataacAGGAGAGTTGCTGCTTAG
- the T48 gene encoding uncharacterized protein T48 encodes MGNLATLLIQFGAAFLFACLADYSLAQDETTVTRECVESETGCKRCRDGTCARCAVLLHQGTCVHTCPPGFVADWSTRDEYMGRICRETGYMFGLTGSQVAILVGVVSGATICVFIIICGAIVVHRRKKKAAKLAQQFEDSAERREFLKHLATLRGEAHTFLAMLNDTRRQVRELYYSGNNGDGAVGIQAYRPVLRDLARILVLVNRRDDEIPLPPDDWQRLFSWAERLLRRYKRHSSPEVAQLVTFLQQPTSNSVQMTSPLSAQPVTQPPAHQPIYEPRSTHSNLTTFQANVPLATFQASDKSSISPASSSLGYVKDSSPLGSSLGQNSTSGAYNGEKLSPNGSTIGQMTPLVYGSNQKRGGPRITSDSHLQELQTISAFSSRNYNGDTLPSEANNIRALHDERETSDGLDRDLNPQWKFQSSPVEAANYTILADWTPTRDYLIDDFTILGFRPQDEITTEL; translated from the exons ATGGGTAACCTGGCGACGCTACTGATACAGTTTGGTGCCGCGTTCCTCTTCGCATGTCTCGCGGATTACAGCCTGGCTCAGGACGAGACAACAG TCACACGAGAGTGCGTCGAATCCGAGACGGGATGCAAGAGATGCAGGGATGGAACGTGTGCCAGATGCGCCGTCCTACTACATCAAGGTACCTGCGTGCATACCTGTCCACCGGGCTTTGTCGCCGACTGGTCCACCCGAGACGAGTATATGGGCCGCATATGTCGGGAAACTGGCTACATGTTTGGCCTCACCGGTAGCCAGGTTGCAATTTTAGTGGGGGTGGTCTCTGGCGCGACCATCTGCGTCTTCATCATCATCTGCGGCGCGATAGTTGTACATCGGCGTAAGAAGAAGGCGGCCAAGTTGGCGCAGCAGTTCGAGGACAG CGCGGAAAGGAGAGAATTTCTGAAACATCTAGCGACACTCCGTGGAGAGGCGCATACCTTCCTCGCGATGCTCAATGACACTAGAAGACAAGTCCGAGAGTTATATTACTCGGGAAATAACGGAGACGGTGCCGTTGGAATCCAAGCGTAcag ACCAGTGTTACGTGACCTGGCGAGGATACTGGTTCTTGTAAATAGGAGAGACGACGAGATACCACTTCCGCCTGATGATTGGCAACGACTGTTCTCATGGGCAGAACGGCTGCTGAGAAGATACAAGAGGCACAGTTCCCCAGAG GTGGCTCAGCTCGTGACATTTCTCCAGCAGCCAACGAGCAACTCCGTGCAAATGACATCGCCACTGTCGGCGCAACCAGTCACGCAACCACCGGCTCATCAACCTATATATGAACCTAGAAGCACTCATAGCAATCTCACAACATTCCAAGCGAACGTGCCACTCGCGACATTTCAAGCGAGTGACAAATCAAGTATTAGTCCAGCGAGTTCGAGCCTCGGTTACGTGAAGGACAGCAGTCCGCTCGGTTCGAGTCTAGGACAAAACAGCACTTCCGGTGCTTACAACGGCGAGAAGCTCAGCCCAAATGGCTCGACGATCGGCCAGATGACGCCCTTGGTTTACGGGAGTAATCAGAAGCGTGGAGGACCAAGGATAACGAGTGATTCGCACCTCCAAGAGCTACAGACAATTTCCGCGTTCAGCAGTCGCAACTACAACGGCGACACGTTGCCCTCGGAGGCTAACAACATCCGCGCGTTGCACGACGAGCGCGAGACGAGTGACGGCCTAGACCGTGACCTGAATCCCCAATGGAAGTTTCAAAGCAGCCCCGTAGAAGCGGCCAATTACACCATCCTAGCTGACTGGACGCCCACTCGGGACTATCTCATCGATGACTTTACGATTCTCGGCTTCCGGCCACAAGACGAAATCACCACGGAATTGTAA